From the genome of Bosea sp. Tri-49, one region includes:
- a CDS encoding tyrosine-type recombinase/integrase — MADAIDAAGLPERCVTHGIRKAAARRLAEAGCTAHEIASITGHKSLNEVQRYT, encoded by the coding sequence ATGGCTGACGCGATCGACGCCGCGGGTCTTCCAGAGCGCTGCGTGACGCATGGCATTCGGAAAGCTGCAGCCCGGCGGCTGGCTGAAGCCGGCTGCACCGCACACGAAATCGCGTCAATCACTGGCCACAAGAGCTTGAACGAAGTTCAGCGGTATACCTAG
- the yacG gene encoding DNA gyrase inhibitor YacG, producing MAPEQPENPAPPSRPCPICGKPAVQRFKPFCSSRCSDIDLGRWLKGNYVIPGEPVEEAEDVPMRRAEDD from the coding sequence ATGGCGCCTGAACAACCCGAGAATCCTGCCCCGCCTTCGCGGCCCTGCCCGATCTGCGGCAAGCCGGCTGTGCAGCGCTTCAAGCCGTTCTGCTCGTCCCGCTGCTCTGACATCGACCTCGGCCGCTGGCTCAAGGGCAATTACGTGATTCCGGGCGAGCCGGTGGAAGAGGCCGAGGACGTGCCGATGCGGCGGGCCGAGGACGACTAA